A genomic segment from Nicotiana tabacum cultivar K326 chromosome 7, ASM71507v2, whole genome shotgun sequence encodes:
- the LOC142162073 gene encoding uncharacterized protein LOC142162073: protein MRALTVEDIAHLAMKFVRLEPPVFTGIDPTADPQDFLEEVEKATTLLEVKDYRVVQLVAYQLKDIADLWFKRVEKSRLEDASPIIWAEFKKIFIKKWLPPGVRAALVILFETLKQDTMIVLEYSIKFEKLSHYAPHLIPTKDEKIDRFARGLISGIRKDMASGRRNTTFTEFVYLAMDLKRIHQEERANREQNKKDRNFGTFSPVPSSGQNKRGSSGPPQSRMQTTFSSPPVAYSSEQGGQSRSVQSKHRTAQQGQSSVGSYQRQPSVTRGPRGPCYGCGLTGHIRKFCPNGQQGSRAHPTPSMATTSVSPPHLRGTHPRFYAMPTHPTTEASDVVITGILRVCALDAYTLMDPGSTFSYVTPYFALDFGIEPEQLFEPFSVPTPMGDPIIASHIYRGCVIIIKDQETIIDLIELEMIDFDVIMGMDWLYKCYALLDCRAKVVKFEFPNELIHEWKGNIVESAEVTSIQSVPVVNEFPDELPGIPPDRIIDFGIDVVPDTQPISIPPYQMAPAELRELKEQLKDLLDKGFIKPSKAAKFQWSDACERSFQELKARLTMMPVLTLPTCLGDFVVYCDVSRVGLGCVLMQKGKVISHVSRQLKIHEKGYPTHDLELAAVLFALKIWRHYLYGKANVVADALSQKSGGTLAHLPISKELAACAIARSSLIEHVKAEQFEDPNLVNIRNSVKSKEILVFSLDEDGVLKMNGRLCMPDVDGLCNEIMDEAHSSRYSIHPGSTKCTKTCRRSIGGIG from the exons ATGAGAGCGCTAACAGTTGAGGACATAGCACATTTGGCCATGAAATTTGTGAGACTTGAGCCGCCAGTTTTCACTGGTATAGATCCCACTGCAGACCCTCAGGACTTCTTAGAGGAAGTTGAGAAAGCTACTACTTTGCTGGAAGTTAAAGACTACCGAGTGGTTCAATTGGTAGCTTACCAGTTGAAAGACATTGCTGACCTTTGGTTTAAAAGGGTAGAGAAAAGTCGATTAGAGGATGCATCTCCAATAATTTGGGCAGAATTTAAGAAGATCTTCATTAAGAAGTGGTTACCACCAGGAGTGAGAGCTGCCCTTGTGATATTGTTTGAGACCTTAAAGCAGGATACCATGATCGTCCTTGAGTATAGCATCAAATTCGAGAAGTTATCCCATTATGCTCCCCACCTCATCCCCACCAAGGATGAAAAGATTGATCGCTTTGCTCGTGGCTTGATTTCGGGCATCAGAAAAGATATGGCTAGTGGGAGAAGGAACACTACCTTTACTGAATTTGTATATCTAGCAATGGATCTCAAGAGGATTCATCAGGAGGAGAGGGCTAACAGGGAGCAGAACAAAAAGGATCGAAATTTTGGCACTTTCAGTCCAGTACCTAGTTCGGGGCAGAACAAAAGAGGATCATCTGGACCACCGCAGTCTAGGATGCAGACAACTTTCAGTAGCCCTCCAGTGGCATACAGTTCCGAACAAGGAGGCCAGTCTAGGTCCGTTCAGAGTAAGCACCGGACTGCACAGCAGGGTCAGAGTAGTGTGGGTTCTTATCAGCGTCAGCCTAGTGTTACTAGGGGACCCCGTGGTCCGTGCTATGGATGTGGGTTGACGGGTCACATCCGAAAGTTTTGCCCTAATGGGCAACAAGGTTCGAGAGCTCACCCGACACCTTCGATGGCTACTACTTCAGTTTCACCACCCCACCTAAGA GGAACTCATCCTCGTTTCTATGCCATGCCTACTCACCCTACTACAGAGGCTTCAGATGTTGTCATCACAGGTATACTTAGAGTTTGTGCTCTAGATGCTTATACTCTTATGGATCCTGGATCTACTTTTTCCTATGTTACTCCGTACTTTGCTTTAGATTTTGGCATAGAGCCAGAACAACTATTTGAACCATTTTCTGTGCCGACTCCAATGGGAGATCCTATTATTGCCTCCCACATTTATAGGGGTTGTGTGATCATAATCAAAGATCAAGAGACTATTATAGACCTCATTGAACTAGAAATgattgactttgatgtgattatggggatggattggttatatAAGTGTTACGCCCTTCTTGATTGTCGTGCTAAAGTGGTCAAGTTTGAGTTTCCCAATGAGCTAATTCATGAGTGGAAAGGCAATATTGTTGAGTCGGCTG AGGTAACAAGCATTCAGTCTGTGCCAGTTGTTAATGAGTTTCCTGATGAGCTTCCGGGTATCCCACCAGATCGGATCATCGACTTTGGGATAGATGTGGTGCCAGATACTCAGCCGATATCTATTCCCCCATACCAAATGGCTCCAGCCGAATTAagagaattgaaggagcaattgaaAGATTTACTGGATAAAGGGTTTATTaaacctagt AAAGCAGCAAAGTTTCAGTGGTCGGATGCTTGTGAGAGAAGTTTTCAAGAGTTGaaggctagattgactatgatgCCCGTGTTGACATTGCCAACATGTTTGGGTGACTTTGTGGTTTACTGTGATGTCTCTAGAGTTGGGTTGGGTTGTGTCTTGATGCAGAAAGGTAAGGTTATCTCTCATGTTTCTAGAcagttgaagatccatgagaagggctatccaacccatgacttgGAACTTGCCGCGGTTCTTTTTGCTTTGAAAAtctggcggcattacttgtacg gaaaggcgaATGTGGTAGCCGACGCGCTAAGCCAAAAGTCAGGAGGTACCTTAGCACATTTACCGATAAGTAAAGAGCTTGCCGCTTGTGCCATAGCACGTTCCTCTCTTATTGAGCATGTCAAGGCGGAGCAATTTGAAGATCCAAATTTGGTCAATATTCGAAATAGTGTAAAATCTAAAGAAATCCTTGTATTTTCTCTTGATGAGGATGGGGTGTTGAAGATGAACGGTCGCTTGTGCATGCCAGATGTTGATGGGCTTTGTAATGAAATTATGGATGAGGCACACAGTTCGAGATATTCTATACATCCAGGGTCCACAAAATGTACAAAGACTTGCAGGAGATCTATTGGTGGAATCGGATGA
- the LOC107825951 gene encoding uncharacterized protein LOC107825951, translated as MAPYEALYGRRCRSHIGWFEPTKVGLLGPDLVHDVLEKVDLIQQRLKTAQSRQQSYTDVHRHKLEFKEGDQVFLKVSPIKSVMRFGKKGMLSPRFIGPYRILKRIREVAYKLELPASMTLVHPVFHVSMLRGYVHDHAHIVSPEVVDINDGLTYDEEPVEILDRQVRRLRTKDIASVKVLWRNHDIEEATWEAEEDMKIRYPHLFATSDRDSLALLDHL; from the exons atggctccatatgaagctttgTACGGACGACGTTGTAGATCACatattggatggtttgagccaacAAAGGTAGGACTACTTGGTCCCGATCTTGTACATGATGTCTTAGAGAAGGTGGATTTGATTCAACAGCGGCTTAAGACTGCACAAAGTCGACAACAAAGCTATACAGATGTACATCGACATAAGTTGGAGTTCAAGGAGGGTGATCAAGTGTTCTTGAAAGTATCACCAATAAagagcgttatgagatttgggaagaagggcatgCTAAGTCCTAGATTCATTGGCCCATATCGTATCTTGAAAAGGATTAGGGAAGTAGCCTATAAGCTGGAGTTACCTGCATCGATGACTTTGGTTCATCCTGtttttcatgtatcgatgctACGAGGGTATGTGCATGATCATGCTCATATCGTCTCACCAGAAGTAGTAGACATAAATGACGGCTTAACTTATGACGAAGAACCTGTTGagattcttgataggcaagttcgtaGGTTGAGGACTAAAGACATAGCTTCAGTTAAAGTGTTATGGCGTAATCATGAcatcgaggaggctacttgggaggccgaggaagatatGAAAATccgatatccacacttattcgcaACTTCAG ATCGTGACTCATTGGCGTTATTGGATCATTTGTGA